Part of the Pirellulaceae bacterium genome is shown below.
AGCCGGTTTGGCTTGTTTGGCGAGTTTTTTTCTGTTTGGACTTTTTGCATCGAACGGATGGTCGGCAGAGCCCGAGGTGTTAGCAGAGCCCGAGCTGTCGGCAGCTGAGCGAGAGTTTTTTGAGGAACAGGTGCGCCCTATCCTGGTACGGCGCTGTCACGAATGCCACAGCGAAGCCTCGGACGAAATCGCGAGCGAACTTTTGTTGGACAGCCGGACAGGGTGGGGACGGGGCGGTGCGCGTGGTCCAGCAATTGTGCCGGGCGATCCGGCAAAAAGCTTGCTGATTCAAGCAGTCGGTTATGAGGACGAAGAGTTACAGATGCCGCCGGAGCGCAAGCTGCCCGAGAGAGAGATCAAAGTCCTTCATCAGTGGATTGCGCGTGGCGCTCCAGATCCACGTATCGAAACGGTCGGCGCCCACGTCAATCGCGATGAATTTGACCTCAAGCAGAGAATGGAATCTCATTGGGCATGGCGCCCGGTCCAGCGGCCTGAAGTGCCCGACGTAAACGACGCAGCGTGGGTGCGTGATCCGATCGACGCGTTTGTCCTTCGGCGTCTCGATTCGAAGGAGCTCACGCCGGCGCCCGAGACGGATCGATTGAGTTGGTACCGGCGCGTGGCGTTCGATCTAACCGGTCTTCCGCCGACACGATCGGAGCTGACAGCATTTCTAGGAGACCATCGATCTGACGCATACGAGCGGGTGGTCGACGAATTGGTTGACCGTTCCTCATTCGGTGAAACGTGGGCGCAGCATTGGCTTGATCTCGTTCGTTTTGCAGAGACGAAAGGTCACGAAGGGGACTATCCGCTACCTGATGCTTGGCGATACCGGGACTACCTGATCCGCGCGTTCAATCAGGATGTGGCCTATGACGATCTAGTACGTGAGCATGTTGCTGGAGATCTGATTCAACCGCCTCGAATCGATCCGGTTAGCAAGACGAACCAGTCGATTCAAGGGACTGGTTTTTGGTACCTGGGCGAAGCAACCCATAGTCCGGTTGACATCCGCGGTGAAGAAGCGGACCGGGTTGCTAATCAGCTTGACGTCTTTGGCAAAACATTCTTGGGATTAACGATTGCCTGCGCGCGGTGCCATGACCACAAGTTCGACGCAATATCCACCGCGGACTACTACGCGTTGGCGGGTGTCTTGCAGAGCAGCGGCTTCCAACGTGCCAATATTGCAGACCCGGCGGCAATCGTGGATGCTCAGCAACGGCTTTCACAGTTGAACGATTCGTCGACGGACTTGCTATGGGAGTCTTACCGTGACTGGACCATCCATCGTCTTAAACATTTTGACCGACAACTGTTAGAGGCGGTTGATCGAATCGAGAAGGGTTTACCAGAACCTATCAAGGACAAGCAGACGGACGCCGACACCGCGCCTCCTGATCCGGTCATCCAGTTGGCCAGGGAGCTGTTAATCGCTAAACAACAGGTGACGCATCCTCTGCATTGTTTGGCCGCAATCGCCTTGCCAGGTAACGACGATACGCAGACGGAAGATTTCTCCAAACGCGTCAACGATCTGCTTGAGGCGCAACGTCAACACGCGGATCAATTGAATGATGCGAGGAAAAGCGAAACTGTGCTCACGACTCGTCGTGAAGGTGAATTGAATCGGATTCCGACACGAGCGGCCTATGATGCGAGGCAGCATAGTATTGTCGATTTCACCGGGGATGTGGATGCGCGAGAGCCGGAGCGATGGCTGACGAGTGGCATCCGCTTTGGCGCGGGACCTGTGCAGCACGGCAGTCTCTTACTGACCGGCAATCCGTCGAAACCGATCCACATGATTCTGCCGCGACGCGCTGCGATCGACCAACATGCTAGTGCTCGTCTGACCGGCCTATTCCGAACAAAGACATTTGAAGTGACCGGCGACACTCTTTGGTATCGATTCCGGGGAAAGGCCACCGTGTTTCTGGCCGTCGATTCACATCGGACTGTATTCGGTCCCTTGCATGCTGTCGTTCAACAGACGATCAATTCTCCCAACAAAGATGCGTGGTTTGGCCACCGCGTTGACGATTACCTTGGCCACCGCGTACACGTCGAATTCGTACCGCAGAGTGAATTTGCGTTGTACGAGGTCCGCTTTGGCGAACAGAAACCTACAGCAGAATGGCAGCCGAATAGGCACTTGGTTGATTCAATCAAGCAGCAGGCACCGTCACGTGTTGCAGATGTGGCCCAGGCGGTTGTCGTTGCTTTTCAAAAGTCCCTTGGTACCGTCCAGGGAAAGTCAGGTATGCCTCCGTCTTCTGATTCCATCGCGTTGGTGAATTGGTTGCTGACACATGACAACTTGTTGCCCGCGCTGGCAGATGAATCGAGCAACAGTTACCGCCAAGCTACCGCAGCTTACATGGCAGCTCGGCAGCAGATCGAATCAGGAATTCCCGAACCAGTTTGGGCGATCGCCGTGCTGGACGGGAGTGACGAAGACGAACGCATCCACCTTCGAGGTAGCCATCGCCGTCTGGCGGACGAAACAACACCGCGTGGACTGTTGACGGCTCTGGGTGGCCCGGTGAACGAGGCGAATGGCAGTGGACGTGGCATCTTGGCAGACCGATTGGTGGATGAATCAAATCCGTTAACTGCACGAGTTGCCGTCAACCGTATCTGGCAACATCTGTTTGGCGACGGCCTGGTTGCGTCGGCCGATAATTTTGGTGTGTTGGGAACGCCACCAACGCATCCAGAACTCCTTGATTATCTGTCGGCTGAGTTTGTGGCGGATGGTTGGAACGTCAAACGGCTGATTCGCCGGCTTGTGTTGTCCAACACGTATCGGATGAGCAGTCAACCGTCGGCAGAGGCCCTGGCGTTGGATCCCACCAACCGATTGCTGCATTCGTCGCGCGTACGTCGCTTAACCGCCGAGAAGATCCGTGACTCGATCCTGGCCGTTGGTGGTGAATTGAAGCAGCATCAGTACGGAGCGAGTACACCCATTCATATCACGGAATTCATGCGGCATAATCGCAGTCCGGGCGGGAGCGGGCCGATGGATGGTGATGCGCGTCGAAGCATCTACGTGGAAGTTCGCCGAAATGCGCCGAGCCACTTTTTTAGTGCGTTCGACAAGCCGGTAGCATTTACAACGGTGGGAAAGCGTGCGACAAGTAACTCGGCCGCACAAGCATTGATCTTGTTGAATGATCCCCTGGTGTTTGATCAGGCATCAAAATGGGCAGCGCGGCTTGTCGGGGAGTTTGACACGACCCAGCCGGCGGTTGTGGAAGCGTTTTGGCAGGCCTTTGGACGCCCGCCTACTGAACGTGAACGTCAGCGAGTTGTCGCGTACCTTAATCAACGATTGGGCTCCGATCCGGATCAAGAGAGCCGAAGGCAAGCATGGACGGAAGTCTGTCGCACGTTGTACAACATTAAAGAATTTATCTTCCTTCCCTAACGAGAATTGGTGCCATGCACTGTCGACGATTCATGCCGTCTCCGATTTCCCGCCGCAGTTGGCTCAAACAAACTGCCAGTGGTTTTGGTTCGGTGGCGCTCGCTGCGCTCATGTCGAATGACCGCAGCGCACTTGCCAATCCGATTCGTGATACATTGCATCATCAGCCAACGGCGCGAAATATCATCTTTCTTTACATGGATGGCGGTGTCTCCCAGGTCGATTCGTTCGACCCCAAACCGATCCTAAACGAGCGACACGGCCAGCCGTTTGCGGCGCGGATTGCACCCACTCAGTTCAACAACATTGGCACAACGTTTGGCTGCCCGTGGAAGTTTCATCAGTACGGCGAAGCCGGGCATTGGGTCAGCGATCTCTTTCCGCATGTCGCACGGTGTGCCGATAAACTGGCGATTGTGCGAAGCATGACCAGTGAATTCTCCGAACACAATGCTGCCAACTATTTCTTGCATACAGGATTGGGACAGGCTGGATGGCCGAGCATGGGTGCGTGGCTCAGTTATGGTTTAGGCAGTGAGTGTGACAATTTGCCGAGTTTTGCGGTGATCAACGGGGGACTGATCCCCAGCGGCGGTATGGATAACTTTGCGTCTGGATTCTTGCCAGCCGTTCATGAGGGAACGCTGTTCAAACCACAGAAATTGCCGATCGCCAACCTCTCACCGGCGGCCAACCTGAATGGGTCCGCGGTCGATCAGGAAACGCAGCGCGATCTCACGCGTGATTTAGACGGTTTTGTCAGCGATCGGCTCGGTCGGCCCGATGCGATTGAAAGCGCGATCAAGAACTACGAGCTTGCCTATCGGATGCAGCGGGCTGTTCCGGAAGTTGCCAACCTAGACAACGAGCCCGAGCACATTCATCAGCTCTACGGTATGAAGGCTGAATTTGAACCCACTCAGGTATTTGGACGCGAATGTTTGCTTGCCCGTAGAATGGTCGAGCGCGGCGTACGATTCATTGAGCTGACGTGTCCACGCGTCAATGGCAATGACCGCTGGGACGCTCATGGCAATCTTCTTAAGAATCATGGCGAAAACTCTCGCGCTGTCGACCAACCAATCGCCGGGTTGCTTACCGACTTGGAACAGCGAGGCATGCTAGAGGAGACGCTGGTCGTTTGGGCGGGCGAGTTTGGACGCACACCCTTTGCGCAGGGAAGTGATGGCCGAGATCACAATCCGTTCGGATTTACGATCTGGTTGGCCGGTGGTGGAATTCGCGGCGGAGCTGTTTACGGTGCAACCGATGAATTCGGCTACCGTGTCGTCGAAGGGAAACTAACAATCCACGACTTGCATGCGACGATGTTGCATGTCTTGGGCGTCGACCACACGCGATTGACATTCCGTTTTGGTGGACGAGATATGCGGTTAACCGATGTCCACGGAAACGTCGTGCAAGACATTCTGGCCTAACGCAATCGCCTTTTCTTTAAGCACATTCGTCATGCCAAGATGGTCCTGGATGGATCGTACGCAGATCGGCGGCTCACTTGTATCAACCGCCACGCGTTAGAGATTGACGAGCTTCGGACCTTAGTTCTGGCAGCGCGTTCAAAGTGCTTTGTCGTGATCCTTGAGATGGCTTGTCGCGAACCGGAACTTGGCCGCAAGGATTGCATTGCAATCGCTTGCTAAAACTGCAGAATTCGAAAATGCATTTAGCGCTACCAGCGTTTTTCGGCTGGACGCTATCGCAAGCCGCCGATGTGCCTTCGCTGTTTAATTTGTAATTCTTAAATCGCGATGAAAACGTGAGCTGTCCCCTAACAGGAACCTCGTCCGCTTTAAACTGCACTGACGCGCCTTAATTCTTGGCGATTGCTCCCTGCGACTATAATACGCCCTCTATCATAACGAGGGTCGATTGATGTCTAACATCGGTTCAGTGTCGAGCGATTGAGCCGATAATTTGCGCTGGCTCCGGCTGCCATGCTCGGAGACAACCGTCATGCGGGTATAGGGAGTGTGTGACGTTGCCACGAGGCCGGTCAAATCGTCGTGGATTCCGCACTGGCTCATTGTTTGCAGCCTTTCTAGAAACTGCAAATTGTAAGCTTGCTCGGGTGACGGATGTTTTTGCCAGGGACAGCTTTTTCAGCAATATTTCCGCTTTCCCGAA
Proteins encoded:
- a CDS encoding DUF1501 domain-containing protein, with the translated sequence MHCRRFMPSPISRRSWLKQTASGFGSVALAALMSNDRSALANPIRDTLHHQPTARNIIFLYMDGGVSQVDSFDPKPILNERHGQPFAARIAPTQFNNIGTTFGCPWKFHQYGEAGHWVSDLFPHVARCADKLAIVRSMTSEFSEHNAANYFLHTGLGQAGWPSMGAWLSYGLGSECDNLPSFAVINGGLIPSGGMDNFASGFLPAVHEGTLFKPQKLPIANLSPAANLNGSAVDQETQRDLTRDLDGFVSDRLGRPDAIESAIKNYELAYRMQRAVPEVANLDNEPEHIHQLYGMKAEFEPTQVFGRECLLARRMVERGVRFIELTCPRVNGNDRWDAHGNLLKNHGENSRAVDQPIAGLLTDLEQRGMLEETLVVWAGEFGRTPFAQGSDGRDHNPFGFTIWLAGGGIRGGAVYGATDEFGYRVVEGKLTIHDLHATMLHVLGVDHTRLTFRFGGRDMRLTDVHGNVVQDILA
- a CDS encoding PSD1 and planctomycete cytochrome C domain-containing protein is translated as MRCNLRRQCRNDARGRSVAGLACLASFFLFGLFASNGWSAEPEVLAEPELSAAEREFFEEQVRPILVRRCHECHSEASDEIASELLLDSRTGWGRGGARGPAIVPGDPAKSLLIQAVGYEDEELQMPPERKLPEREIKVLHQWIARGAPDPRIETVGAHVNRDEFDLKQRMESHWAWRPVQRPEVPDVNDAAWVRDPIDAFVLRRLDSKELTPAPETDRLSWYRRVAFDLTGLPPTRSELTAFLGDHRSDAYERVVDELVDRSSFGETWAQHWLDLVRFAETKGHEGDYPLPDAWRYRDYLIRAFNQDVAYDDLVREHVAGDLIQPPRIDPVSKTNQSIQGTGFWYLGEATHSPVDIRGEEADRVANQLDVFGKTFLGLTIACARCHDHKFDAISTADYYALAGVLQSSGFQRANIADPAAIVDAQQRLSQLNDSSTDLLWESYRDWTIHRLKHFDRQLLEAVDRIEKGLPEPIKDKQTDADTAPPDPVIQLARELLIAKQQVTHPLHCLAAIALPGNDDTQTEDFSKRVNDLLEAQRQHADQLNDARKSETVLTTRREGELNRIPTRAAYDARQHSIVDFTGDVDAREPERWLTSGIRFGAGPVQHGSLLLTGNPSKPIHMILPRRAAIDQHASARLTGLFRTKTFEVTGDTLWYRFRGKATVFLAVDSHRTVFGPLHAVVQQTINSPNKDAWFGHRVDDYLGHRVHVEFVPQSEFALYEVRFGEQKPTAEWQPNRHLVDSIKQQAPSRVADVAQAVVVAFQKSLGTVQGKSGMPPSSDSIALVNWLLTHDNLLPALADESSNSYRQATAAYMAARQQIESGIPEPVWAIAVLDGSDEDERIHLRGSHRRLADETTPRGLLTALGGPVNEANGSGRGILADRLVDESNPLTARVAVNRIWQHLFGDGLVASADNFGVLGTPPTHPELLDYLSAEFVADGWNVKRLIRRLVLSNTYRMSSQPSAEALALDPTNRLLHSSRVRRLTAEKIRDSILAVGGELKQHQYGASTPIHITEFMRHNRSPGGSGPMDGDARRSIYVEVRRNAPSHFFSAFDKPVAFTTVGKRATSNSAAQALILLNDPLVFDQASKWAARLVGEFDTTQPAVVEAFWQAFGRPPTERERQRVVAYLNQRLGSDPDQESRRQAWTEVCRTLYNIKEFIFLP